The DNA window GCTCCCGCGCCACGATGTGGCCACTCCGGTCAATCAGGACGCCGGCCACCTTGGTGCCGCCGAGGTCGATTCCGATCGTGTGCTGCCGCTCCTTCATAGGCCCCATTTCATTGCAGATCCCTTGACGCCATAGATGCGGCAAGGTTCATTTGGAACAGGTCGTTCCCGTCCTGCCTCTCCCGCAACCCGTGCAGACCAGCGTCCGCGCTGCGCCCTCGAGCCGGGGCCCATCCCCTGGTGACGCGTTCCGCTGGTCAGAAGCTGTCGCATCGAAATGGCCCAGGAGCAGAGAACCGGGAGACCACCCGGGGAACTCAGCGCCACCGCAGCCGCCCGTGCGCTGCATCGCGCTGTCGCCGGCGACCACTCCCAGCGCCAGGCGCTTGCCGGGGCGATGCACGACGCCGCCGGTCGCATCGAGGAACGCCATGCGTTTCTCGCGAAGCTCGGCGTCGCGGCTGCCTCTGCGCCTGATACCGGCACCCTCGCCGCCAGCATCGCCGGCCTGGTCGTGCCCGGCCAGGCGGACTGGTGCATCATCGAGGTCGTGGACACCGACGGTGCCCGCCGCTGCCTGGCGAGCACCCATGCCGACGCCGCCCACGAGAGCGCGGTCCGGGCGCGGATCGGCCGCATCGAGCCGGGCCCCGACGGCTCCCCACTCGCCGAAGTGCTGCACACCGGCAAGCCGATGATCGGCGTGATCGGCGCGGACGGCGACTGGGTGGAGGGCACGCGTGAGCAGGACAGCCGGCTGATCCGTCAGCTCGGCATCCGCAGCTACATCGTGCACCCGCTGCTCTCGCGCGGCCATCCCGTAGGTGTCATGGCGTTCCTGGCCGCGGACGCTGCCCGCTATGGTGCCGACGAGCTGAACGCGACGGGAGACGTCGCCCGGCGCGTTGCCGCCGCCCTCGACAACTTCCTCCTCGCCGACACGCTCGAGGCCGCCCGTCGCGCGGAGGAGCGCGCCCAGCAGTCCGAACACTTCCTCCGCACGATCCTTTCCAGCGTGGACGAGGGGGTGATCGTATACGACCGTGAGTTGCGACACCAGATGTGGAACGCATTCATGGAGCAGCTCACGGGCCGGCGCGAGCAGGAGGTGCTCGGCAAGCGCGCCCTCGACGTCTTTCCGCACCTGCGGGAGTACGGCGTCGATCTCCTGCTGCAGCGGGCGCTTGCGGGCGAGACTGTGAATGCGCCCGACACCCCCTACCGCGTGCCGCACACCGGGCGCAGCGGCTGGATGTCGACCAGCTACAGCCCGCATGTGGCGCCCACCGGCGAGATCATCGGCGTCGTGGGCATCGTGCACGATGTGAGCGAGCGCAAGCGTGCGGAAGAGCAGCTCATGCACAATGCGCTGCACGACGTGCTCACCGGTCTGCCGAATCGTGCGCTGTTCCTCGATCGGCTGGACCGGCTGCTGCGTCACGGCACGCGCGACGCTTCCTTCGGCTTTGGCGTCGCGTTCCTGGATGTCGACCGCTTCAAGGTCGTAAACGACTCGCTCGGTCACGCCGCAGGCGACGAGATGCTGATCGCGATCGCACGGCGCCTGGAATCATGCCTGCGCCTGGGCGACACCGTCGCACGCTTCGGCGGCGACGAGTTCGCGATTCTGCTGAGCGGTGTGCACGACGTGGAGGGCACGACGCGCGTCGCCGAGCGCATCCTGCACGAGTTCGTGGAGCCGTTCGTGCTGAACGGGCAGGAGGTGTTCGCGTCCGCGAGCATGGGCATCTCCCTCTCCAGCATGGGCTACTCGGACGGGGACGCGATGCTCCGCGACGCCGACACCGCCATGTACCGGGCCAAGGGCGTGGGCCGCGGGCGCTTCGAGATCTTCGACCGCACCATGCACACGCAAGCCGTGCTGCAGCTCGAGCTCGAGACGGACCTGCGCAGGGCGCTGGAGCGGGAGGAGCTGGTCGTCCACTATCAGCCGATCGTCGACCTGCGCGACGGCCGTCTCGCAGGGTTCGAGGCGCTCGTGCGCTGGCAGCATCCACGACGCGGCCTGATGCAGCCGGCCGATTTCATTTCCCTCGCGGAGGAGACCGGCGCAATCGTGCCGATCGGGTGGTGGGTGCTGCGCGAGGCCTGTCGCCAGATGCGGGAATGGGACGATCTCTACCCTGACGGCGAGCTGACCGTGAGCGTGAACGTGTCGGGTCGGCAGTTCGCGCAGCCGGACCTCCACGAGCAGCTCGACCGCATCCTTGCAGAGACGCGCTTCGAGGCACGCCGGCTCAAGCTGGAGATCACCGAGAGCGCCGTTGTCCGCGATTCCGCCGCCGCCGCGATCACGCTTGCCACCCTGCGCGAACGTGGCGTGCAGCTGTGCCTCGACGACTTCGGCACCGGCTACAGCTCGCTGGGCTACCTGCACGCCTTCCCGCTCGATACGATCAAGATCGATCGCACCTTCGTCGCGGCGCTCGGGAACGATGCACCGACGACCGAGCTGCTGCAGACGATCCTGGAGCTCGGCAGGACGCTCGGGATGGAAGCAATCGCCGAAGGCGTCGAGAGCGCCGAGCAGCTCGAGCTGCTGAAGGCGCTCGGGCCGCGCCACGTACAGGGCTTCTTCTTCGCTTCACCGCTGCTGCCGGCGGAGGCCGAGGCACTGATCCGCGAGGGCAGGAGCTGGCAGTAGAGCAGCGGGCGCACCGATGCCAGCTGCCGACCGCGACTGCGTGGACCGCCCGGCACGAGCGCCGGCGTTCAGTCTGCTCCCTGCGTCTCGACCCGCACGAATTTGAACACGCGTCCACCCTCGCCGCCGCGCGTCAGCACGTACAGCTCCGATGCCGCATCTTCTCCGAACGAGAGCACGTTGCCGATCGCGCCGACGCTCCACTCCTGCTCATCCGTGACACCGTTGCCTACCACCCGGAAGCTG is part of the Longimicrobiales bacterium genome and encodes:
- a CDS encoding EAL domain-containing protein, whose amino-acid sequence is MHDAAGRIEERHAFLAKLGVAAASAPDTGTLAASIAGLVVPGQADWCIIEVVDTDGARRCLASTHADAAHESAVRARIGRIEPGPDGSPLAEVLHTGKPMIGVIGADGDWVEGTREQDSRLIRQLGIRSYIVHPLLSRGHPVGVMAFLAADAARYGADELNATGDVARRVAAALDNFLLADTLEAARRAEERAQQSEHFLRTILSSVDEGVIVYDRELRHQMWNAFMEQLTGRREQEVLGKRALDVFPHLREYGVDLLLQRALAGETVNAPDTPYRVPHTGRSGWMSTSYSPHVAPTGEIIGVVGIVHDVSERKRAEEQLMHNALHDVLTGLPNRALFLDRLDRLLRHGTRDASFGFGVAFLDVDRFKVVNDSLGHAAGDEMLIAIARRLESCLRLGDTVARFGGDEFAILLSGVHDVEGTTRVAERILHEFVEPFVLNGQEVFASASMGISLSSMGYSDGDAMLRDADTAMYRAKGVGRGRFEIFDRTMHTQAVLQLELETDLRRALEREELVVHYQPIVDLRDGRLAGFEALVRWQHPRRGLMQPADFISLAEETGAIVPIGWWVLREACRQMREWDDLYPDGELTVSVNVSGRQFAQPDLHEQLDRILAETRFEARRLKLEITESAVVRDSAAAAITLATLRERGVQLCLDDFGTGYSSLGYLHAFPLDTIKIDRTFVAALGNDAPTTELLQTILELGRTLGMEAIAEGVESAEQLELLKALGPRHVQGFFFASPLLPAEAEALIREGRSWQ